From a single Labrenzia sp. PHM005 genomic region:
- a CDS encoding metallopeptidase family protein: protein MASIHPISRSHWSDLKAPDLKAFEAMASETLATLPDDLLLRCGNLQIQLAEYAPDDVLDALSIEDPHDLLGLFEGLGLNEGEDLSHTGQMPNRIWLFRRPILDYWAAMDETLGEVVAHVLIHEIGHHFGLSDQDMERIEAAADR, encoded by the coding sequence ATGGCTTCTATCCACCCGATCAGCCGCAGTCACTGGTCTGATCTCAAAGCGCCGGACCTGAAAGCATTTGAGGCGATGGCCAGCGAGACACTGGCAACCTTGCCGGATGATCTTCTGCTGCGCTGTGGGAATCTGCAGATCCAGCTTGCCGAATATGCGCCCGACGATGTGCTTGATGCCCTGTCGATTGAGGATCCGCACGACCTTCTAGGCTTGTTTGAAGGACTGGGCTTGAACGAGGGCGAAGATCTTTCGCACACCGGGCAGATGCCAAACCGGATCTGGCTGTTCCGCCGTCCAATCCTTGATTATTGGGCAGCGATGGACGAGACACTCGGTGAGGTGGTCGCTCATGTATTGATCCACGAGATCGGCCACCATTTCGGCTTAAGCGACCAGGACATGGAACGCATTGAGGCCGCAGCCGACCGGTAA
- the ppa gene encoding inorganic diphosphatase — translation MRIDAVPIGNNPPEDINVIVEVPVGGEPIKYEMDKDAGAMYVDRFLYTPMRYPGNYGFVPHTLCGDGDPIDVVVVNQRPVVPGAIMNCRPIGVLLMEDESGQDEKVIAVPSHKITKRYDNVSDITDLPQITIEQVKHFFEHYKDLEPGKWVKITGVEGAEAAKRMILESIERAKTEAAG, via the coding sequence ATGCGTATAGACGCCGTGCCGATTGGCAACAACCCGCCGGAAGATATCAACGTTATCGTTGAGGTCCCGGTCGGTGGCGAACCGATCAAATATGAAATGGATAAGGATGCCGGTGCGATGTATGTCGACCGCTTCCTCTACACACCGATGCGCTATCCGGGCAACTACGGCTTTGTTCCGCACACCTTGTGCGGCGATGGTGATCCGATCGACGTTGTCGTGGTCAACCAGCGCCCGGTGGTACCAGGTGCCATTATGAACTGCCGTCCGATCGGCGTTCTCTTGATGGAAGATGAATCCGGCCAGGACGAAAAGGTCATTGCGGTTCCGAGCCACAAGATCACCAAACGCTATGACAACGTCTCGGACATCACCGACCTGCCGCAGATCACCATCGAACAAGTGAAGCACTTCTTCGAACACTACAAAGATCTGGAGCCGGGCAAATGGGTGAAGATCACCGGTGTTGAAGGCGCTGAAGCTGCCAAGCGGATGATCCTGGAATCAATCGAGCGCGCCAAAACGGAAGCTGCCGGTTAA
- a CDS encoding MFS transporter, protein MTKHFTSNFPAETKTQPPNLLGLTAAGLAIVAATYGLARYCFGLFLPEIRQEFALSTETIGLIAGLSYAGYLIATFAGSWLSTMVGPRLPIFLGGLSATAGMTLIGLSQSPEILAIGVFVAGMSPGLAYPPFSDVIVHHIETRRQNAIYAWINSGTGFGVALAGPLALLASEDWRLAWLIFAGLAGLFTIWNMMILPRNSPKHGKMSGVPISELLNPAARPLFAAALLFGVVTAIYWTYAVDLLLAITDNPAAAVVFWIVLGTAGITGCFAGGLVNRWGLRSSYGLLLILIGGAIATLPVAASIPSGIYYSAASFGAGFIITTALFGMWSMRIFRNTPSIGFGLTFFLISLGQGIGPVAGGYLAPQFGLPAVFVSAGLLCFVLALFRPAGKFHGHN, encoded by the coding sequence AAACACTTCACTTCCAACTTTCCCGCCGAAACTAAAACCCAGCCACCGAATCTCCTGGGTCTGACTGCTGCTGGTTTGGCAATCGTCGCTGCCACTTACGGGCTCGCCCGCTATTGCTTCGGCCTTTTCTTGCCGGAAATCCGGCAAGAATTTGCGCTTTCAACGGAAACCATCGGCCTTATCGCCGGATTATCCTATGCAGGATATCTGATTGCCACTTTTGCCGGGTCCTGGCTTTCAACAATGGTTGGGCCGCGCCTGCCAATTTTTCTCGGCGGGCTTTCGGCAACCGCGGGAATGACCCTGATCGGGCTCTCACAAAGTCCTGAAATCCTAGCAATCGGAGTTTTTGTTGCCGGTATGAGTCCCGGTCTTGCTTATCCGCCTTTTTCAGATGTTATCGTCCATCACATCGAAACCAGGCGGCAAAACGCGATTTACGCCTGGATAAATTCAGGAACCGGGTTTGGGGTCGCTTTGGCCGGACCCCTGGCACTTCTTGCGAGTGAAGACTGGCGGCTGGCCTGGTTGATTTTTGCTGGTCTCGCCGGCCTTTTCACGATCTGGAACATGATGATCCTGCCGCGAAACAGCCCTAAACACGGAAAAATGTCAGGCGTCCCGATATCAGAACTGCTCAATCCCGCCGCGAGGCCTCTTTTTGCCGCCGCTTTGTTGTTCGGCGTCGTCACAGCTATTTATTGGACCTACGCAGTAGATCTCTTATTAGCGATAACCGATAACCCAGCGGCGGCTGTGGTATTTTGGATTGTATTGGGCACCGCAGGGATCACCGGTTGTTTTGCCGGAGGTCTGGTTAACCGGTGGGGCTTGCGTTCCAGTTACGGCCTTTTGCTGATCCTGATTGGCGGAGCGATCGCAACCCTGCCTGTAGCTGCGAGTATTCCGTCTGGAATCTACTATTCTGCTGCCAGTTTCGGGGCCGGCTTCATCATCACGACAGCATTATTTGGAATGTGGAGCATGCGGATCTTCCGCAACACGCCTTCCATCGGATTTGGGCTGACGTTTTTTCTAATCTCGCTTGGTCAAGGCATCGGCCCGGTTGCAGGCGGTTATCTGGCACCGCAATTTGGTTTGCCTGCCGTCTTTGTCAGTGCAGGCCTTTTGTGTTTTGTGTTGGCACTTTTCCGTCCTGCGGGCAAATTTCATGGCCATAACTGA
- a CDS encoding disulfide bond formation protein B — MSSERMAQGLTALLLAGGLVVIATAWGYQLIGGYVPCKLCLEQRVPYYIGLPMAALGLLLLFSGRNGLAALVLLGVAVVFAYGAGLGIYQAGAEWQFWDGPNDCGGGSAAPASAANMLQALQSTRVVSCTEASWRMFGLSFAGWNAVASAGLALLALLAAGVLKLRGSMAKSPA; from the coding sequence ATGTCGAGCGAACGAATGGCTCAAGGATTGACTGCTTTGCTGCTTGCGGGCGGCCTGGTGGTGATCGCGACTGCCTGGGGATACCAGCTGATCGGCGGTTATGTGCCTTGCAAACTTTGCCTGGAACAGCGTGTTCCTTATTACATTGGTCTGCCAATGGCGGCGCTCGGGTTGCTCTTATTGTTCAGCGGCCGCAATGGCTTGGCAGCTCTGGTTCTCCTGGGTGTCGCTGTGGTGTTTGCCTATGGCGCCGGGCTTGGCATTTACCAAGCGGGGGCCGAATGGCAGTTCTGGGATGGCCCTAATGACTGCGGCGGCGGCAGTGCGGCGCCAGCATCGGCTGCAAACATGCTGCAGGCCCTGCAGTCCACCCGGGTGGTCAGCTGCACCGAAGCAAGCTGGCGTATGTTTGGCTTGTCGTTTGCCGGCTGGAATGCGGTTGCTTCAGCCGGTCTCGCTCTGCTTGCGCTTCTGGCGGCGGGCGTTTTGAAATTGCGTGGCAGCATGGCAAAGTCTCCGGCATGA
- a CDS encoding CYTH and CHAD domain-containing protein: protein MSKSAREIELKLELDPAAQDAMKRSGMIEGFSASRAVTKTLQSIYFDTPDQALRKAKISLRVRKSGRSWLQTAKLGTGVMGGLSSPIEAEHPVQGRALDFSVIEDPDVRDKLTRTIGDAGVSECFETVMKRTTRQLTREADGTHIELAFDTGNILAGPESHPLVELEMELKSGPSSALFEAAKQLLKDVPFRFSPFSKAERGYRFAEGRPDDKKVPYFAEAVVFEKGITVEHVFRDVLRSCLTQIAENRLAILASDDPEGPHQLRIGLRRLRSAFRLFRPALNPETMAPLDQLARTIAAEAGALRDLDVLIDEIVQPLTSIAPEGLSFDALLTDLITTRDTAAKAALVAHLKSADVNAFLLDLAAYTEGRGWLDPENFDQTALLAQPIEIFAAKALAKQWNKVNRSGKRIDELSIPERHDMRKAMKKMRYGIEFFECLYPKTSVKPLLKRMKRLQDIFGYLNDVAMAERLPEISKVTGKDALAAAQAIGFAIGWHEAQSQSMWQHAKGYWQATKEVPKFWV, encoded by the coding sequence ATGAGCAAATCAGCACGTGAGATCGAGCTTAAGCTCGAACTGGACCCAGCCGCCCAGGATGCCATGAAACGATCCGGAATGATCGAAGGCTTCAGCGCTTCCAGAGCCGTCACCAAGACCCTGCAATCCATCTATTTCGACACACCGGATCAGGCGCTTCGGAAAGCCAAGATCTCACTCAGAGTACGGAAATCCGGACGCAGCTGGCTGCAAACCGCCAAACTCGGAACCGGGGTGATGGGAGGCCTGTCTTCCCCCATCGAGGCGGAACATCCAGTCCAAGGCCGGGCGCTTGATTTTTCGGTGATAGAAGATCCGGATGTACGCGACAAGCTGACCAGAACCATCGGCGACGCGGGCGTTTCAGAATGTTTTGAAACGGTGATGAAACGTACCACCCGGCAGCTCACCCGAGAAGCCGACGGCACGCATATCGAATTGGCCTTCGATACCGGCAACATTCTGGCGGGCCCGGAAAGCCATCCGCTGGTGGAATTGGAAATGGAGCTGAAATCCGGCCCAAGTTCCGCGCTTTTTGAGGCAGCCAAACAGCTCTTAAAGGACGTCCCCTTCCGCTTTTCACCTTTCAGCAAAGCCGAACGCGGATACCGCTTTGCGGAAGGCCGCCCGGACGACAAAAAAGTCCCCTATTTCGCTGAAGCTGTGGTCTTTGAAAAAGGCATAACTGTAGAACATGTATTCCGCGATGTGCTCCGTTCGTGCCTTACACAAATTGCAGAAAACCGCCTGGCGATCTTGGCCAGCGATGATCCAGAAGGCCCGCACCAGCTGCGCATCGGATTGCGCCGCCTGCGCAGCGCTTTCCGGCTGTTCCGGCCGGCTCTCAATCCGGAAACGATGGCTCCACTTGATCAATTGGCCCGTACAATTGCCGCAGAAGCCGGCGCCTTGCGGGATTTGGATGTCCTGATTGACGAGATTGTCCAGCCGCTGACCAGCATAGCCCCAGAGGGTCTTTCCTTTGACGCCCTTCTGACCGATTTGATCACCACCCGGGACACCGCCGCCAAGGCGGCTTTGGTAGCTCATCTGAAATCGGCCGACGTCAACGCCTTCCTTTTAGACCTTGCCGCCTACACGGAAGGGCGCGGCTGGCTCGATCCGGAAAATTTCGACCAGACTGCACTTTTGGCTCAACCGATTGAGATATTCGCGGCAAAGGCGCTCGCGAAACAATGGAACAAGGTCAACCGATCCGGAAAACGCATAGATGAACTCTCCATCCCTGAGCGTCACGACATGCGCAAGGCGATGAAAAAGATGCGGTATGGCATTGAGTTTTTCGAATGCCTTTATCCAAAGACCAGCGTGAAACCGCTGCTGAAACGGATGAAACGGCTGCAAGACATCTTTGGCTATCTCAACGATGTCGCCATGGCCGAGCGCCTTCCTGAAATCAGTAAGGTGACTGGCAAAGACGCCCTTGCAGCCGCTCAGGCAATCGGCTTTGCCATCGGCTGGCATGAAGCCCAAAGCCAATCCATGTGGCAACACGCGAAGGGCTATTGGCAGGCCACCAAAGAAGTTCCAAAATTCTGGGTCTAA
- a CDS encoding ferric reductase-like transmembrane domain-containing protein produces the protein MSFSRSDQTGAGGSWLRSAVIWAVVLLVVIAPLVAAAMSPLLQWRQPVYILAGFAGVIALALLLFQPLLAGGYLPGFPSLRGRSLHRWVGAGLVFAVIVHVTGLWITSPPDVIDVLLFRSPTPFSLWGVAAMWAVFAAALVAALRKRLRIRPKVWRRVHTALALVIVVGSVVHALLIEGTMEPVSKAILCVLVLLATLKAVNDLKIWALLRRRQA, from the coding sequence TTGTCCTTCAGCCGGTCTGATCAGACTGGCGCCGGTGGCAGCTGGTTGCGCAGCGCCGTGATCTGGGCGGTTGTTTTGTTGGTTGTCATCGCTCCTCTGGTCGCAGCTGCGATGAGCCCGCTGCTGCAATGGCGGCAACCCGTCTATATTTTAGCCGGGTTTGCAGGTGTCATCGCTCTGGCGCTTTTGCTTTTCCAACCTTTGCTGGCAGGCGGATACCTTCCGGGTTTCCCCAGCCTTCGCGGCCGATCGTTGCACAGATGGGTCGGTGCAGGCTTGGTATTTGCGGTCATCGTTCATGTCACAGGCCTATGGATCACCAGCCCGCCGGATGTGATCGATGTTCTTCTCTTCAGATCACCGACGCCTTTCTCCCTTTGGGGAGTTGCCGCGATGTGGGCGGTGTTTGCCGCTGCGCTTGTTGCCGCCTTGCGAAAGCGCCTCCGCATTCGGCCAAAGGTTTGGAGGCGGGTGCATACGGCACTTGCCCTCGTGATTGTTGTCGGCAGCGTGGTGCACGCCTTGTTGATTGAAGGCACGATGGAGCCGGTTTCCAAGGCGATCCTTTGCGTGCTGGTTCTGCTGGCGACCTTAAAAGCAGTGAATGATTTGAAAATATGGGCACTCTTGCGGCGCAGGCAGGCCTAA
- a CDS encoding LysR family transcriptional regulator, producing the protein MIDQLRAIAIFAKTVDHGSFRAAAQALNLSASVVSHHVSELEKQLGVALIYRSTRKLSLTPDGEQLLAAAHDMITAAETGLQAVSNIGQAPSGDLRVTIPATLAQSGLVDRIAAFSAVYPKVNLTLDFSDTRRELIGDGFDIAIRMGWLKDSSLISKKLYDVPRNLVASKKYLERKPSPKAPEQLEDWEWLILAPARSRKTEFKKTGSDPTTVRPKGHITVNDAHALYRLAYCGAGLAVVPDFLAEADLANGSMEWVLPDWSVEPVGVYAVWPPNVPKQGLSRLFVDKISGQLST; encoded by the coding sequence ATGATTGACCAACTTCGTGCAATCGCAATCTTTGCCAAGACAGTTGATCACGGCTCGTTCCGAGCGGCTGCACAGGCATTGAATTTGTCTGCATCTGTGGTGAGCCACCATGTCTCAGAACTGGAAAAACAGCTTGGTGTCGCACTGATCTACCGCTCGACGCGAAAACTGTCTTTAACTCCGGATGGCGAACAGCTTCTTGCTGCGGCACATGACATGATCACTGCGGCAGAAACTGGCCTTCAGGCAGTGTCAAATATTGGACAAGCGCCCTCAGGTGATCTTCGCGTCACGATACCTGCCACCCTTGCACAATCCGGGCTCGTCGACAGAATAGCGGCCTTTTCAGCTGTCTATCCGAAGGTCAATTTGACGCTGGATTTCTCGGACACACGCCGGGAGTTGATTGGTGACGGGTTTGATATTGCTATTCGCATGGGGTGGCTCAAGGATAGCTCTCTCATATCCAAGAAGCTTTATGATGTGCCCCGCAATTTGGTCGCTTCAAAAAAATATCTAGAACGGAAGCCAAGCCCAAAGGCCCCAGAGCAACTAGAGGATTGGGAATGGCTCATTCTGGCACCAGCGCGATCTAGAAAGACGGAGTTTAAGAAGACTGGATCTGATCCTACTACCGTCAGACCGAAAGGCCACATTACGGTAAACGATGCGCATGCATTGTACCGGCTTGCTTATTGTGGTGCTGGCCTTGCAGTCGTGCCCGATTTTTTAGCGGAAGCAGACTTGGCAAACGGTTCTATGGAGTGGGTCTTGCCTGATTGGTCCGTCGAACCGGTCGGCGTTTATGCCGTGTGGCCGCCAAATGTCCCGAAACAAGGACTAAGCCGACTGTTCGTGGACAAGATATCAGGACAATTATCCACCTGA
- a CDS encoding twin-arginine translocation pathway signal — protein MAADFSRRTILAAGGAALVTAASGLIVPAQAKGVAPTPSMRGGSNNYRPGAPIVKRIGGGGFWMSGTVRRAGDGAPLAGQRIQIWAHTTEGHERDSRSHGATLTDADGVFRLEMPQIVPAFGQPHGHLAYDSGDFETVFLRPVMPSSKDTSLEAHFVLQPV, from the coding sequence ATGGCAGCCGATTTCTCCCGCCGGACCATTCTTGCAGCTGGCGGCGCGGCGTTGGTGACCGCGGCTTCTGGACTGATTGTTCCGGCGCAAGCGAAGGGTGTTGCGCCAACGCCATCGATGCGCGGCGGCTCCAACAATTACCGCCCTGGAGCCCCGATCGTGAAACGGATCGGCGGTGGCGGGTTCTGGATGTCCGGCACGGTGCGCCGGGCCGGAGATGGTGCTCCGCTTGCCGGTCAACGCATTCAGATCTGGGCGCATACAACGGAAGGCCATGAACGGGACTCTCGCAGCCACGGCGCCACGCTAACAGATGCTGACGGTGTATTCCGGCTAGAAATGCCGCAGATCGTGCCTGCATTCGGTCAACCTCACGGCCACCTTGCTTATGACAGCGGGGACTTTGAAACCGTCTTCCTGCGCCCTGTTATGCCCAGTTCAAAGGATACCAGCCTGGAAGCGCATTTTGTCCTTCAGCCGGTCTGA
- a CDS encoding YqaA family protein, whose translation MIRRLYDWTLSLAAGPRAPAALGSVSFVESSVFPIPPDILLIPMVIARREKAWWYALLCTLTSVAGGVLGYLIGMFLFEQVAEPILAFYGKMHYVAEFKSIFAEWGWWFVFIAGLTPFPYKVITIASGAAGLSLPVFVAASIVSRGLRFFIVSGLLYFFGPPIKDFIERRLGLMFTLFVVLLVGGFVLLKFI comes from the coding sequence ATGATCAGACGCCTTTACGACTGGACATTGTCCCTTGCCGCCGGACCGCGCGCACCCGCCGCGCTTGGATCGGTTTCTTTTGTTGAAAGTTCGGTATTTCCAATCCCGCCGGATATTCTTTTGATCCCCATGGTAATCGCCCGGCGCGAGAAGGCCTGGTGGTATGCGCTGCTGTGTACGCTGACGTCGGTTGCCGGTGGAGTATTGGGCTATTTGATCGGCATGTTCCTGTTTGAGCAGGTGGCCGAGCCGATTCTCGCGTTCTATGGCAAGATGCATTACGTCGCCGAATTCAAATCCATCTTTGCTGAGTGGGGCTGGTGGTTCGTCTTCATCGCCGGTTTGACGCCATTTCCCTACAAGGTGATCACAATTGCATCGGGGGCAGCCGGTCTCAGTTTGCCGGTTTTTGTTGCGGCAAGCATAGTGTCCCGCGGTCTGCGGTTTTTCATAGTGTCCGGCTTGCTCTATTTCTTTGGCCCGCCGATCAAGGATTTCATTGAAAGGCGTCTGGGCCTTATGTTCACCCTTTTTGTGGTGCTCTTGGTCGGCGGATTTGTTCTGCTGAAGTTTATTTGA
- a CDS encoding ester cyclase yields MRLFRSFFAAIALATISLSGAAMADDKQVVQTLYDFLSNPASEEHAAAFEAAASEDWASLGDYSGKTKSRDAFVKQVGGFAKLIPDLNWSVEEMLQDGNQIAVRSRATGTPSGPFFGVDGKGKSFDILAIDIHTVENGQIARTFHVEDWAGALRQLSSQ; encoded by the coding sequence ATGCGTCTCTTCAGATCTTTTTTCGCCGCCATCGCATTGGCAACAATTTCACTGAGCGGTGCCGCGATGGCCGATGACAAACAGGTCGTGCAAACCCTTTATGACTTTCTAAGCAATCCGGCATCAGAAGAGCATGCCGCCGCTTTCGAGGCCGCGGCATCTGAGGACTGGGCCAGTCTCGGTGACTATTCCGGCAAAACAAAATCCCGGGATGCGTTTGTCAAACAGGTTGGCGGCTTTGCAAAACTGATCCCAGACCTCAACTGGTCGGTTGAAGAAATGCTGCAGGACGGCAACCAGATTGCAGTACGCAGCCGCGCGACAGGAACACCGTCAGGCCCATTCTTTGGTGTGGATGGGAAAGGCAAGAGTTTCGATATTCTGGCGATCGACATCCATACAGTCGAAAACGGTCAGATTGCCCGGACCTTCCATGTTGAAGATTGGGCGGGAGCGCTTCGCCAATTGAGCAGCCAATAA
- a CDS encoding GNAT family N-acetyltransferase yields MTTDLIDLRAARTADCKALAGIHNEAWLGAYRGVLHGLELQRMISRRGESWWRGALARGVNVKILAIADVPAGYATYGPCRLRNTKMDGEIYELYLKPEYQGLGFGRRLFEHVQKIFADRRASGIAVQVLSDNDPAKAFYQAIGGQLSGKSWHRVGGRRLELSIYVWPNRNT; encoded by the coding sequence ATGACCACCGATTTGATCGATCTGCGCGCGGCGAGAACCGCGGATTGCAAAGCCCTGGCCGGTATTCACAATGAAGCCTGGCTCGGAGCCTATCGCGGTGTGTTGCATGGCCTCGAACTCCAACGAATGATTTCACGACGCGGAGAAAGTTGGTGGCGCGGTGCGCTTGCCCGGGGCGTCAATGTCAAAATCCTGGCGATTGCCGATGTGCCAGCTGGCTATGCGACCTATGGGCCTTGCCGGTTGCGTAACACCAAAATGGACGGTGAAATCTACGAGCTTTACCTAAAGCCGGAATATCAAGGTCTCGGCTTTGGCCGTCGGCTTTTTGAGCATGTTCAGAAGATCTTCGCAGACCGGAGAGCCTCCGGCATTGCTGTTCAGGTCCTAAGCGACAATGATCCAGCAAAAGCGTTTTACCAAGCGATCGGCGGCCAGTTGTCTGGCAAATCTTGGCACCGGGTTGGAGGCCGGCGATTGGAGCTGTCGATTTATGTCTGGCCGAACCGCAACACCTGA
- a CDS encoding cytochrome b: MAGFGTHNRYAAPSRLLHWTIAILVLLTWPLGLMIDFAKKDVVLNFYLVHESIGFLVLWLMLVRVGNRLIIKPPVQDGPAIEQIAAHTVHGLLYLFLIIMPVSGFLATNAHGFPLKWFNLIQVWSPIGKSPDIAPIFSAIHFWSAWILLGLFTVHMGAVLMHHVIRKDDTLYRIL; the protein is encoded by the coding sequence ATGGCAGGCTTTGGCACACACAATCGATACGCGGCACCGTCACGGCTGCTGCATTGGACCATCGCCATTCTGGTGCTGCTTACCTGGCCACTTGGTTTGATGATCGACTTTGCCAAGAAAGATGTTGTTCTCAATTTCTATCTGGTTCACGAAAGCATCGGCTTTCTGGTGTTGTGGCTGATGCTGGTCAGAGTGGGCAATCGCCTGATCATAAAACCGCCGGTGCAAGATGGCCCGGCCATCGAACAAATCGCCGCCCACACGGTTCATGGACTGCTCTATCTCTTTTTGATCATCATGCCGGTCTCCGGGTTTCTGGCGACCAACGCGCATGGATTTCCGCTGAAGTGGTTTAACCTGATCCAGGTTTGGAGCCCTATCGGCAAAAGCCCGGATATCGCGCCGATCTTTTCAGCCATTCATTTCTGGAGTGCATGGATCCTGTTGGGCCTCTTCACCGTGCACATGGGCGCCGTGCTGATGCACCACGTGATCCGGAAAGACGACACCCTCTACCGGATCCTCTGA
- a CDS encoding DUF2794 domain-containing protein, whose protein sequence is MSEADESASQRSGSLSPLVHGHKAPPPKPVVSFNRRELDTILRLYGRMVADGEWRDYAIDILKDRAVFSVFRRSSEMPLYRIEKDPKLARRQGAYSIIAAGGMILKRGHDLAQVLRVLEKKKHLRVVDA, encoded by the coding sequence ATGAGCGAAGCCGACGAAAGCGCGTCCCAGCGCAGCGGGAGCTTGAGCCCTCTGGTACATGGGCACAAAGCTCCTCCACCCAAACCGGTGGTGTCCTTCAACCGGCGCGAACTTGACACGATCTTGCGGCTCTACGGCCGGATGGTTGCTGATGGAGAATGGCGGGACTACGCCATCGACATATTGAAAGACCGGGCCGTATTTTCAGTTTTCCGGCGCTCGTCCGAGATGCCACTTTACCGCATCGAAAAAGATCCGAAACTGGCGCGCCGCCAAGGGGCTTACTCGATCATTGCAGCGGGCGGTATGATTTTAAAACGCGGGCATGACCTTGCTCAGGTGCTCCGCGTTCTGGAAAAGAAAAAACACCTGCGGGTCGTCGACGCCTGA